The Deltaproteobacteria bacterium genome segment GCATCGCGGAGTGGAGCGCCAGCGTCTTGCGGGCCAGCACGGCGTCCGAGACGTCGGCGCGCGCCATCGCCTTGAGCGGCTTCACCGACTGGAGCGTGTCGGTGAGGGAGGTGAGCAGGGCACGCGAGATCTTGGTCTGCCGCTTGCCCGCGCGGCGGGCCACCCGCACCAGCCGCTGGAGCCCGAAGGAGAGCACGAGCGCGGCCACCAGGTAGACGAGGGTCGCCTTCCAGGCGACCAGCAGCGCCACCACGACGGCCACCAGGAACTGCAGGCCGGCGGCCACCAGCGTCGCCGCCTTCAGATAGGCCTGCGAGGCGCGCGCCGCCTCGCCCGCCACGGAGTTGATGAACTTGCCGACCGGCTGGCCCACGAAGTACTGCCAGCGCGCCAGCAAGAGCGCGCGCAGGAGCTCGAGGCGCAGGTCCGTCGCGACCTGGGCGACCGTGTAGCCGATGCCTCGCATCGCGACGAGCATCGCGCCGCTGCGCAGCAGGATGAACGCGACCACGAGCAGCAGCAGCGCCGAGAGCGTCGGCTCGATGCCGACCCGCTCGAGCGTCTCGAGGGCGGTCTTGCCGATGCCGTCGGAGATCCCGCCGAGCGCCGGGTCCGCGTGCCCCTCGCGCTGCGCCGCCAGGCTCAGGACGGGCAGCAGCGCGGTGAGGCTCATGCCCTCGAGCGCGCCGGCCGCGAACAGCGCGACGAGGACGCCGATGCTCTGCCAGGGATAGGCGCGGGCGAACGTCGCGAGGAGACGCATGGGCGTGACGGTGGGTCCGGGCGGGGGTGGAGTGGGGGGCGCGCAGGCGGGGCATGCGCAGCGTGCGCAGGCTAGCAGCCCGCGGGTCACGGGCAATCACCCGCGGGGTCGCAGCGCGGTACACCGCCGGCAGGCTGTTACCTTGCGCCACGCTCGCCGCTCGGACCCTCGCACCCGCCGCCGCGCGGGGCCCCGGGGCGTGCGCGGACAGGGGGTACGCGGATGTGTGGGATCGCCGGGCTCCTGTCGGCTCGCGCCGACACGCAGGCCGAGGTCCTCGAACGCAGCGTGCGCGCGATGGCGGACACGCTGGCCCATCGCGGCCCCGACGACGCAGGGACGTGGGTCGACGCCGAGGCGGGGGTCGCGCTCGGCCACCGGCGGCTCGCGATCCTCGACCTCTCGCCCGCGGGCTACCAGCCGATGGTGTCGGAGGACGGCCGGCTCGTCCTCTCCTACAACGGCGAGGTCTACAACTTCCGGGAGCTGCGCACCGAGCTCGAGGGCGGCGGCCACAAGTTCCGCGGCAGCGGCGACACGGAGGTGCTGCTCGCGGCGATCGGCGCCTGGGGGCTCGAGACCGCCCTGCAGCGCGCGTGGGGGATGTTCGCCTTCGCGCTCTGGGACCGCGCGCGGCGCGTGCTCTGGCTCGCGCGCGACCGCGCCGGCAAGAAGCCGCTCTACTACGGGTCCGCAGGCGGGCGGCTCCTGTTCGGCTCCGAGCTGAAGGCGCTGGCGGCGCATCCCGATTTCGCGGCCGGCATCGACCGCGACGCGCTCGGCCTCTACCTCCGCTACGGCTGGGTGCCGGGGCCCCATTCCATCTACCGCGGCGTGCGCAAGCTGCCGGCCGGGAGCTTCGTCGCGCTGGCTCCGGGCCAGGCGGCCGACGCCGTGAGCCCGCGGCCCTACTGGTCGGCCCGCGAGGTCGCCGAGCGCGGCGCGCGCGAGCCCTTCGCCGGCTCGCTCGAGGAGGCCGTCGAGGCGCTCGACGCGCTGCTCGGGGACGCGGTCGGGCGCCGGATGATCTCCGACGTGAGCCTCGGCGCCCTGCTCTCGGGCGGGATCGACTCGAGCACGGTGGTCGCGCTGATGCAGGCGCGCAGCGCGCGTCCGGTGCGCACCTTCTCGATCGGCTTCCGCGAGGCCGGCTTCGACGAGGCGGGCCACGCGCGGGCGGTCGCGGCGCACCTCGGCACGCAGCACACGGAGCTCTATCTCGAGCCCGCCGACGCCCTCGCGCTGATCCCGAGGCTCCCGGAGCTCTACGACGAGCCGTTCGCGGATGCCTCGCAGATCCCGACCTTCGCCGTGGCGAAGCTGGCGCGCGAGAGCGTGACGGTGGCGCTCTCCGGTGACGGCGGCGACGAGCTCTTCGCCGGCTACAACGTCTACACCGAGAGCCTGCGCCGCTGGCGCGAGCTCGAGGAGACGCCGCTCGCCGCGCGCCGCGTGCGCGCACGTGCCCTGCGCGCGGCCGGCCGCCTCGGCTGGCGACTCCAGGCGCGCTCCGCGCAGCCGCGCCGCGAGGACGAGCGCCGCCCGCTCTTCGCGCGGCTCGAGAAGCGCGCGCGCCTCCTGGACGCCGCCGACGCCGTGGACGTCTTCGCGAGGAAGAAGGCCCAGGACGGCCGCGGGCTCGCGCTCGGGGCCCGCCCGCTGCGCTCGCTCTTCGAAGCACGGGCGGCGCGGGCCGACCTCGGCGAGCCGGTCCGCCAGATGCTCTATCTCGACTTCGTGGCCTACCTGGGGGACGACATCCTGGTGAAGGTCGATCGCGCCAGCATGGGAACCAGCCTCGAGGTGCGCTGCCCCCTGCTCGACCATCGCGTGGTCGAGCTCGCCTGGTCGCTGCCGCTCGAGATGCAGCTCGGCGACGGCGGCAAGCGCGTGCTGCGCCGGCTCCTGGCCCGCTACGTGCCGCCCGCCCTGATCGACCGCCCCAAGGCCGGCTTCAGCGTGCCGGTCGAGCACTGGCTGCGCGGGCCGCTCCGGGAGTGGGGCGAGAGCCTGCTCGACGAAGGCCGGCTGCGGCGCGAGGGCTTCCTGGACCCGGCCGGCGTGCGCCGGATCTGGCGCCAGCACCAGCTCGGCTGGCTCTCGCGCGACCAGCTGCTGTGGAACGTGCTGATGTTCCAGGCCTGGCTGGACGCGCAGCGTGGCCCCGCCGGAGGGCGCACATCGAGCCAGGGAGGGGCATGGCCCACATCGCCCTGTTCATGAACAACCTGCCGACGGGCGGCGCCGAGCGCGTGATGCTCTCGCTCGCCCGGGCCTTCGCCGCGCGCGGCCATCGCGTGGACTTCGTGCTGGTCGTCCGCCACGGCGAGCTGGTCGCGCAGATCCCGAGCACAGCGAAGGTGGTCGAGCTCGGGGCGGTCCACCGCAACCGCGTGCTGCCGGGCCTGCTGCGCCTCGAGTCCGGCACCCGCCGCCTCGTGACCCGCGCGCTCTACCAGGCCAAGCCGCCCAAGGTGGTGCGCGGGCTCCCGCCGCTGGCCCGCTACCTGCGCCGGGCGCGCCCCGACGCGCTGCTCTCGACCCTGCCCGTCAACAACCTGGTGGCGCTGTGGGCGGCGTCGCTGGCGGGCGTGCCCACCCGGGTGGTCGTGCGCGAGGCCACCCACGAGTCCTCGGATCTCCCCGGCGAGGAGGGGCCCTTCCTGCGCCTCTTCCCGCAGCTCGCCCACCGCTGGTATCCGCGTGCCGCAGCCGTCGTCACGGTGTCGAACGGAGTGGCGGACGACCTCGCGAGCTTCGTCGGCATCGAGCGCGAGCGCCTGACGACGATCTACAACCCGGTCGACCTCGCGCGCATCGCAGCGGAGAGCCAGCTCGCGCCCGACGAGCCGTGGCTCGCGCCGGGAGGCCCGCCGACGCTGGTGGCGGCCGGCCGGCTCGTCCCGCAGAAGGACTTCGTGACCCTCCTGCACGCGCTCGCGCGGGTCCGGCGCGAGCGGCCCGTGCGTCTCGTCGTGCTCGGGCGCGGCCCGCTGCGCGAGCGCCTGGCGGAGCTGGCGGGCCAGCTCGGCATCGCCGAGGCGCTGCGCATGCCGGGCGTCGTCGCCAACCCCTTCGCCTACCTGGCCCGCGCGGCCGCCTTCGTGCTGTCGTCGGCGTGGGAGGGCCTGCCGAACGTGCTGCTCGAGGCGCTCGCCTGCGGCTGCCCGGTGGTGGCCACCGACTGCCCGAGCGGGCCGCGCGAGATCCTGGCGGACGGCCGCTACGGGCCACTCGTGCCGGTGGGAGACCCGGCGGCGCTGGCCGCGGCGATCCTGGCCACGCTCGACGCGCCGCCGGATCCCGCCCGACTGCGTGCACGCGCGGCCGACTTCGCGATCGAGCGCAGCGCCGGCCGCTACCTCGAGGTGCTGCTCGGGGGGCCGAGCCCGGATGCGGTCCCGGCGTGGGGCGCGGCGGCGGCACCCGCGGAAGCTCCGGCGAGCGCGGGGAGGACGGCATGAGCGATCCGCCGCCGCATCGCTGGACCCCGGAACGGTCGCGCGCGTTCTGGGACTGGGAATCCCGGCATCCCGAGCGCTTCTTCGCGACCACCTGCGCGCCCGAGCTGGTCCGCCGGGTACGCCGCCACCTCGCCGGGCGCGAGGCGATCCTCGACTACGGCAGTGGGGCCGGGGCACTCGTCGGCGTGCTCCTCGGCCGCGGCCATCGGGTGGCCGGCGCCGACTCCGCACGCGCCGCGGTGGAGGCGCTGCGCCGCCGGTTCGCGGGCCATCCGGGCTTCCTCGGCGCCTTCCATACCGACGAGCTGCTCACCTCGGGAGCCCCGCGCTTCGACCTGGTCTTCGCGACCGAGGTGGTCGAGCACCTCTACGACGAGTGGCTCGACGGCCTGCTCGAGAACCTGCGCCGGATCGTGCGTCCCGGCGGGCGGATCGTCTTCACCACGCCCAACGAGGAGGACCTCGACGAGGAGATGCTCGCCTGCCCGTGCTGCGGGACGCCCTTCCACCGCTGGCAGCACGTGCGGAGCTGGTCGTGCGAGAGCCTGAGCGCGCACCTCGAGGCTCGCGGCTTCCGGATCGTCGAGGCCTTCACCGCCGACTTCTCCCTCACCCTCTCCCGGCCGGGGAAGCGCTTCGACCACGCCCGCAAGCGCTTCAAGTACTGGCGCAAGCCCCACAAGAAGCGGCCCCAGCTCGCGGTCGTCTGCAGCGTGGAGCCGGCCGCGGGCACCTGAGCCGCTCAGCGCACGACCCCGATCGCCGAGAGCTCCACCTTGGTGAGCAGCACCACCCGCTGGTGTCGCGCCATCCACTCGTCGACCGCGCTGCGATTGCCGGCCCATTTGAAGTAGTCGTCCACGACGAGAACCCCGCCCGGCGACAGGCGTGGCATCAGGTGCTCCATCTCGTGGCGGGTCGACTCGTACCAGTCCGTGTCGAGCCGCAGGGCGGCGATCCGTTCCGGAGCGGCACGGGGGATCGTCTCCTCCACCCTGCCGGGAACCAGGACGAAGCGCTCCGCGGGGGTGTCGACCTGCGCGAGGTTGGCGCGCACGTCGGCCTCGCTGGCATCGCACCAGGCGCTCGAATCGTTGCCGGTGCGCCGCGCCGCGAAGATCGACGCGGGATCCTCCTTGCCGAGCAGGTCGACGTCCTGGTCCCCCGGTCGCGTCATGCCCGTGAACGTGTCGTAGAGCCAGATGCGGCGGCCCTCGGCACCGAGCTGGCGTAGGGTCAGGGCGGCGGCCATCACGGCCCCCCCGCGCCAGACCCCGCACTCCACGAGGTCTCCCGGGATTCCGGCGCGTGCGACGTATCGCACCGCCTCGATCCAGGCAAAGAGCGCGCCCGGACCGAGCATCGTGTAGGGGCGCACGCGCTCGATCGTGTCACGCGCCTCGGGGTCGAGCTCGCGCAGCTCGCGCGCGCGCTTGCCCTCCCGCCGCCGCGCGCGGCGCCGCTCCCGGAACCGCCGGGCGCCCTGCGCCAGGCGCCGGAGACGATTCCCGTCCCCGCCGCTCATGCCGCGAGGGGCGGGGTGCGCTCGAGCACCTCGAGGGCGTCGTGGCGCAGGTGGTCGAGGCGCATCTCCTCGCGCAGGAGCGCCTCGTTGACGGTGCCCTGCTCGACGCACTCGCGCAGCAGGCCGAAGAAGAAGCGCTCCTGCGCCGGGTCCGGGTGCGGGAGGTAGCGCTCGGGCGCGCGCTTCCGGGTCAGCGGGCGCAGCCAGGTGGCGGGGTTCAGCGCCTTCACCTTCTTGGTGGCCGGCGTGAAGTCGACCGGGAGCCCGGTCTTCCAGGGCTGGGTCTGGCGCTTGGTGTTGTGGATCAGCTTCGTACGCGGCGTCAGCCGGTCGAAGTCGTTCCACTCGTCCTCGAAGCGGCCGATCGTCCCGGACGGCTCGTCGCGAAGCAGGATCCAGTCCATGTAGTCGCGCTCGAAGGCGAAGAGCTCGGCGAACTGCTCCTCGCAGCGCCAGTGGTGGAGCTTCGCGCAGTCGAGGAGCATGACGCTGCTGGCCATGCCGCCCGCGAGGCCCTTGCTGCCGCTGCGCAGGCGACAGCACACGGCCTTGCCCTGCATGTCGCGCGCGAGCAGCTCCCACACGTCGCCGACCGCGAAGACGTCCGGGTCGATCACGAGCGCGCGCCCCCGGTAGCCCATCACCTCGGGCGGCCGGAAGCGCAGCGGCGTGAAGGACTGGAGGTTCTCGTAACGCCACGGAACGCGCTCGCCCTCGCGCAGGTAGAGCTGGCCTTCGCGGGCGCGCAGGAAGGGGTGGTCCCCGGTCGTCAGGAACTCGACCTCGAAGCGCTCGGCGTGGGCGCTGTTGCGCCGCAGCGAGTGGCGCGAGACCAGCGCGCCCAGCCACTGGCGCTCGTTGGTGTGGACGAAGACGCGCGGCTTCGGCTCGGGCTCGCTCGCCTCGCTCATGGTCGCCTCCCCTCGCCTCCCGGGGTCGTTTCGCTGGCAGCGGGAGCCGCCGGTGGCGGAAGGTAACGACCGCCCTTCCGGGCGGAAACCGTGCGCCCCGCGGGCCGCGCTGGTGTCGCCGGGCGCCGTGTGCTTCCGTCCGCACGATGTCCGCCGGCCCGCGCACCTGGCTGCTGCTCGGCGAGAAGCCCGGCGACAACGCGCAGGCCCGCGTGCTCGCCGACGCGCTCGGCTGGCCCTACGAGACGCGCACGCTGCGCATGCAGCCCGAGTGGGTGCTCGGCAAGCCGCGCGTGCGGCCCTCGCTCGCGCACCTCGACCTCGCGCGCTCGGATCGCCTCGAGCCGCCCTGGCCCGCGCTGCTGATCACGGTCGGGCGGCGGCTGTCGTCGGCGGCGCTCTGGGTGGAGCGCCAGTCGCGCGGGGCGACGAAGCTGGTCCTGATCGGCAAGCCGCGCCGCCGGCTCGGGCGCTTCGCGCTCGTCGTCGCGGGCGCGCAGTACCGGATCGGAGCGCGGCGCAACGTCGTGCGGATCGGGCTCCCGCTGCTCCGGATCGACCCGGACACGGTGGCTGCAGCGGCCAGCGCGTGGCGCGGCCGGCTCGCGCCGGCGCCGCGGCCGCTGCTCGCGCTCCTCGTCGGCGGACCCACCAAGGCGCTGCGCCTCGACGCCGCGGTGGCGCGCGCGATCGCCGTACGCGCAGCAGCCGACAGCGCGCGCGCGGGGGGATCCCTCCACGTCTGCACGAGCCGGCGCACGCCGCCCGCCGTCGTCGAGGCGCTCGCCGAAGCCCTGCCCGGCGGCACGCCGCTCTACCGCTGGCGGCCCGACGACCCCGACAACCCCTACCTGGCGCTCCTCGGCCTGGCCGATCGCTTTGCGGTGACGGCGGACAGCGTGACGATGATGGTCGAGGTCGCCCGCCTCGGCCGGCCGCTCGCGATCGCGCGCCTGCCCGCACGCCGCTCGCGCCTGCGCGCGCTCACCCGCTCGCGCGACCTCGATGCCGTGGCACGCCTCCTGCTCGCGCGCGGGCTCGCGCTCGAGCTCGGACAGGCTTGGCATCCACCCGCCCGCGCGCTCGACGACGACGTGTCGGTGGTGGCCGCACGCGTGCGCGAGCTCTTCCCGCCCCCCGCGGGAGCCGTACCCGAGGCGACCCCGCCGGCGAAGTGATACGTTGCGAGCCTGCCCGTCGCCGGCCACGTCCCTCCGCGACCGGGCCCGTCCCCCCGCAGACCGTCCGACCGTACAGGAAGCGATGCCCATGTTCGCGATCGTCCGGAGCGTCCTCCGCAACGCAGGGATGAAGGCCCAGCGCTTCGCCGTTCTCGCGCTGGCGTCACCTCTCCCGGCCGAGCGCCGCCGGAGCCTCGAGCGCCGGCTGCGCGGCCGCGAGCAGGTGCGCAAGCTCGAGGCCGCCGACGTCGTCATCGTGTCGTACGGCAAGGCCGGCCGCACCTGGCTACGGGTCCTGCTCTCGCGCCTCTACCAGCTCCTCTACGGCCTGCCGGAGGTGCTGCTCGGCTTCGACAACCTCCATGCCCGCGACCGCCGGGTCCCGAAGGTCTTCTTCACGCACGACAACTACGTGCAGGACTACACCGGCCACCGCGACAAGCGCGCGTTCCGCGGCAAGAAGGTGATCCTGCTGGTGCGCAACCCGCAGGACGTGGCCGTCTCCCAGTACTTCCAGTGGAAGTTCCGCATGCGCCGCGCGAAGAAGGCGCTCAACGACTACCCGGAGCACGGCCAGGACCTCTCGACCTACGACTTCGTGATGCGCCCCGCCTCGGGGATCGCGAAGATCATCGACTGGATGAACGGCTGGGCCGCCGAGGTGGGGCAGGTCCCCTCGCTGCTGCTCGTCCGCTACGAGGACCTGCGCGCCGACACCGTGGGCGAGCTGCGCCGGATCGCCACGTTCATGGGTGCGCCCGCCGACGAGGCGGCGCTCCAGGGGGCGGTCGAGTACGCCTCGATCGAGAACATGCGCAAGCTCGAGACGCAGCGGAAGTTCTGGCTCTCGGGCGGCCGCATGACCCCGCGCGACCGCGACGACCCGAACTCCTACAAGGTCCGCCGCGCCAAGGTCGGGGGCTACCGCGACTACTTCGACGACGAGCAGGTGGCCCGCATCGACGAGCAGGTGCGGGAGAAGCTCTCGCCGGTCTTCGGCTACGGCGCGGGGCGGGAGGGCGCCGGCGCTTGAAACCCACCGTCTTCATCCACACCAACGACCGCCAGATCGTGGGCGCGCTGGTGGCCGAGCACGCGCTGAAGCGGAACTCGGCCCATGCGGGCGCCTTCGACGTCCGCATCCTCCGCCGCGAGGACCATCCCTGGTTCGAAGCCCACGAGGGTCGCCCGTACCTGCGCGACGGCGCCTGGCGCGCGTGGCGCAACGACGACCTCCAGTCCTTCACGCCCCTGCGCTTCCTGCCGCCCGAGGCGATGGGCTTCGCGGGCCGGGCGCTCGTCATCGACCCCGACATCTTCGCGGTCGCCGACGTCTTCGAGCTGCTCGCTCGCGACATGCAGGGCAAGGCGATCCTGTGCCGGCGCCGCTCGGGCTGGAAGAAGAAGAGCTGCTTCGCCTCGAGCGCGATGCTGCTCGACTGCGCGCGGCTCCGGCACTGGCGCTGCCGCGAGGGCTTCGAGGAGCTCTTCACCGGCCAGCGCGACTACGCCGACTGGATCTGCCTGCGGCTCGAGGACGAGGCCACGATCGGCGCCTTCGAGGACGAGTGGAACGACTTCGACCGCCTGACCCCGGCGACGCGCCTGCTCCACAACACGCGCCGCTGGACCCAGCCCTGGAAGACCGGCCTGCCGGTGGACTTCGTGCCAGGTGAGAAGTTCACGGGCCTGCCGGGCGTGTCGTGGCTGATGCGCAAGCGCCGCGAGTGGTTCGGCGACCACGCCTTCCTCGGCCGCTATCTGCGCCATCCCGACGCCCGCCAGGAGCGCTTCTTCTTCGGCCTGCTGCGCGAGTGCCTCGAGCGCGGCGTCGTCAGCGAGGAGCTGCTGCGCCGCGAGATGAAGTGCAACCACGTCCGCCACGACGCCCTCGAGGTGCTCGAGCGCACGCCGCCGCTCGTCGCGTAGCCGGACCGCCCGATCCGCATGCCCAACGCCGAGCTCGCGTTCTATCTCGAGGATCTCGGGGGCGGCGGTGTCCAGGTCGTCTTCACCCGCCTCGCGCGCGCCCTCGCCGCGCGGGGCCGCCGCGTGGAGCTCTGGGCCGCCTCGACCGAGGGCCGGCTCGCCGCGACCCTGCCGGCCGGGATCCCGGTGGTCCCGATCGCGTGCGCGTCGCGCGTGCGGACGGCGCGCGAGGTGCTGCGGGCGGCGCCGCGCCTGGCCCCGGCGACGCTCGCTGCGATCCTGCTCGGGCGCGAGCCCGAGACGGCGCTGCGCGAGATCGACGGGCTCGCAAGCGCGCTCCAGCAGCGGCGCCCGTCGATCCTGCTGGCCGCCACTCCCTACCGCAACCTCGAGGCGCTGCTCGCCCGGGAGCGTGCAGGCGGCGGGACGCGGATCGTCGTGAGCGAGCACAACGACCTGCGCGCCGGTCACGGGCTGGGCCGCGGTCGCCATCGCATGCTGCTCGGACGCCTCCAGCGCGCCCTGTATCCGCGCGCCGATGCGATCGTCGCCGTCTCGCGCGGGGCGGCGGAGGACGTCGCCCGCCGCAGCGGCCTGCCGCTCGAGCGCGTCACGGTGATCCACAACCCGGCGGTGCCGTCCGACGTCGCGGCGCGGGGGGCGGAGCCGATCGAGCATCCCTGGCTCGCGCCCGGGGAGCCGCCGGTGGTCCTGGCCGTCGGCCGCCTGGGCGCCGCGAAGGACCTCGAGACGCTGCTGCGCGCCTTCGCCCGGCTGCGCCGGCAGCGGCCCGCGCGGCTCGTCGTGCTCGGCTCCGAGCGGCGGCCCGAGAAGACCACCCGGCGCATCGCGGCGCTGCGCGCGCTCGCGGCCGGACTCGGCTCGGCGGGCGACGTCGACTTCGTCGGCTACGCCGACAACCCCTTCGCGTGGATGGCGCGCGCCGCGGTGCTGGCCGTGAGCTCGCGCAACGAGGGCTTCTGCAACGTGATCGCCGAGGCCCTGGCCTGCGGCTGTCCGGTCGTCAGCACCGACTGCCCGAGCGGGCCGGCCGAGATCCTCGACGGCGGCCGCTACGGCCGGCTGGTCGCGGTGGGTGACGACCTCGCAATGGCCGGAGCCCTGGCCGCGACGCTCGCCGAGCCGCGCGACGCGGAGCGGCTGCGCGCGCGGGGGGCACGCTTCGGGATCGAGAACGCGGTGCACCGCTACGAAGGACTGCTCTGGCCCACCGGCACGCGGGAGGCCTGAGCGGAGCCGGGTGCAGCGCCCGGACGCGGGACGCTTCCTGGTTGCCACCCATCGGGGGGCCGCTCATACTGGCCGCAGCCCGCGATCGCCATCACGCGGAGAAGACCGGCCGTGCCGCTGATCCGACGCATCCGCAACCTCCTGCGCTACGGGCACGGCCCCGCGGCACGCGCGCGCAAGAAGGCCGACAAGCGCGAGGCCAAGCGCCGGCGCTTCGAGTCCGAGCGCTGGGAGCACGGCGGCGAGCTGTCCCGGCGCCGCTATGGCTCGTACGAGGAGTATCTCCGGCACCAGGCCAGCAAGCTCGACGGGATCGAGGAGCGGCTGCGCGAGAACCAGGACGCGGAGCTCGCCGAGTTCCGCGAGCGCTTCCGGGCCTGCCGCTCGCTCGCCGGGGCCCGGACGGTGCTGTGCCTGGGCGCGCGGCTGGGCACCGAGGTGCGCGCCCTGCTCGAGCTCGGCCACTTTGCGGTCGGGATCGACCTCAACCCGGGGCCCGAGAACCCGTTCGTGCTGCCCGGCGACTTCCACCACCTGGTGTTCCCGGACGGATCGGCCGACGCGGTCTACAGCAACGCCCTCGATCACGTCTTCGATCTCGACCGCCTGGTGGGAGAGGTGTCGCGCGTGCTGGCCCCCGGCGGCGTCTTCGTCGCAGAGATCGAGACGGGCTACGAGGAGGGCCACGTGCCCGGCGACTTCGAGGCGATCCACTGGCGCGACTCCGACGCGCTGGTCTCCCGGATCGCCGACGTCGGCAAGCTCGCGGTCGAGGAGGTCCTCGAGCTCGGCACGACGCGGCGCAACCAGCGGCGCCTGATCAGCTTCCGCAAGGCGGCCTGAGCCGGCGCGTGCCGCGTCAGCCCGCGTGGGCGGGCGGCGGCGGGAGCACGACGGGCTCGAAGAGCGCGCGCACGCGCGCCGCCGCGCGCTCGATGTCGCGCAGGGGCGGCGGCTGCTCGGCGGGAGCGCCCTCGCCGAGCCAGGCAGCGCGGCCGGAGGCAACGAGCAGCTTCTGCACGATCCGGATGTCGCGGGTCCAGCGCGTCGGCCCCCAGCGCATGCCGATCCGGTAGATCACGGCGTTCAGGTGGGCGCGGTCGAGGCAGTGCCACCAGGGAGGGCCCGCCTCGTCGCGCTCACGCATGGAGAAGCGACCTTCCCCGGTGTCGAAGAGGAACACCGGGCGGCCGGTCACGCAGGCCTCGGTCATCATCGAGACGCTGTCGCCGGTCACGACGAGCTGGTCGGCCAGGCCGAGGAAGCCGAAGTAGGGGTTGTCGGGATCGCCGGGTCGCCAGCGGTACAGGAACGAGGGGACCGACACGCCGCGGAACAGCGCGTCGATGGCCTCGCGCGGGGTCCGCGCGCTGGTGGTGACGAGCAGCGAGCCGCCCGCCCGCGCGGCCAGCGCGCTCGCGTCGCGCGCGAGCCGCGCGCCCGAGCGCGCGTCGAAGGGGTACGGGCCGCTCGGCCCCCCGGCGAGGACCACGACGCGCGGCCGCGGCAGGTGCGCGAGGCGCTCTTCCCACAGGGCGGCGGCCTCCTGCAAACGCTCGGGCGTCACGCGGTGGAGCGGCGTCTCGTTGTGCAGGACGTTGGCGAGGCGCGGGAGCCGGTACTGGGGCGTCGTCACCACCAGATCCCAGCTCTCCAGGGCGGCCCAGGGCCGTCCCACGTGCACGAGCCGCATCGGCGCATCGGAGCGGTTGCGGATCCAGCGCGCGATCGGCTCGTTGCGGCGCCCCGCCGAGATGACCAGATCCGGCCACGGCGGCCCGAGCGCGCTCGAACGCTCCTTCACCACACCCGCCAGTGTCGATGCGAAGGGCAGGTTCACGAGCCGCTCCCACGGCTGGTAGACGAAGCGCTTGATCTCGAAGGGCCAGCCGATCGCCTCGCCGAGCGCCTCGACCTGCGAGTTGTCGCCGGCGCGGTGGCCCATCAGGAGCCAGACACGGGGTGCCTGCCCCGGCCGGGAGCGGTCACCGGGCGAGCGCTCGCCGGGCGGGTGTTGCGCGGACGGCCGGCCCGTCCGGTGGACGGCGGGCTCAGGCACGGGTGGCCTCCCTCCGGCACGCGACCCGGCGGGGGGAAGGGGCGCGGCACACCGCGGCATCTTCCAAGCCCCTCCGCTCGCTGTCAAGAACGCTGGCACGCGGAGACAGGGCGGCGCGCCTCATGCTCCCCTCCCGAAGCCGCGGACCCGGGTGGCGAGCACCGCGGCCGCGCCCCCGAGCACACCGACCGGCCCGAAGCCGGCGAGCCACGGCGAGACGGCCCCGCCGTAGCCGAGCGAGGCACCCACCGCCGCGAGGAGCACCCAGCCCCCCCCGGCGAGCGCGCTGGCGACGAGGGTGTGGACCGGCTTCGGAAAGGGCGGGCCGCCGGCCGCGAAGAGCAACGCGAGCGCGGGCAGGAGCAGGCACGCGAGCGGGGAGGCCAGCTTGATCGCGAGGTCCACGCGGAAGGCGGTCGGGTCGAGCCCGCGCTCGCGCAGGACG includes the following:
- a CDS encoding class I SAM-dependent methyltransferase codes for the protein MSGGDGNRLRRLAQGARRFRERRRARRREGKRARELRELDPEARDTIERVRPYTMLGPGALFAWIEAVRYVARAGIPGDLVECGVWRGGAVMAAALTLRQLGAEGRRIWLYDTFTGMTRPGDQDVDLLGKEDPASIFAARRTGNDSSAWCDASEADVRANLAQVDTPAERFVLVPGRVEETIPRAAPERIAALRLDTDWYESTRHEMEHLMPRLSPGGVLVVDDYFKWAGNRSAVDEWMARHQRVVLLTKVELSAIGVVR
- a CDS encoding ABC transporter transmembrane domain-containing protein, whose product is MRLLATFARAYPWQSIGVLVALFAAGALEGMSLTALLPVLSLAAQREGHADPALGGISDGIGKTALETLERVGIEPTLSALLLLVVAFILLRSGAMLVAMRGIGYTVAQVATDLRLELLRALLLARWQYFVGQPVGKFINSVAGEAARASQAYLKAATLVAAGLQFLVAVVVALLVAWKATLVYLVAALVLSFGLQRLVRVARRAGKRQTKISRALLTSLTDTLQSVKPLKAMARADVSDAVLARKTLALHSAM
- a CDS encoding class I SAM-dependent methyltransferase, translating into MSDPPPHRWTPERSRAFWDWESRHPERFFATTCAPELVRRVRRHLAGREAILDYGSGAGALVGVLLGRGHRVAGADSARAAVEALRRRFAGHPGFLGAFHTDELLTSGAPRFDLVFATEVVEHLYDEWLDGLLENLRRIVRPGGRIVFTTPNEEDLDEEMLACPCCGTPFHRWQHVRSWSCESLSAHLEARGFRIVEAFTADFSLTLSRPGKRFDHARKRFKYWRKPHKKRPQLAVVCSVEPAAGT
- the asnB gene encoding asparagine synthase (glutamine-hydrolyzing), translating into MCGIAGLLSARADTQAEVLERSVRAMADTLAHRGPDDAGTWVDAEAGVALGHRRLAILDLSPAGYQPMVSEDGRLVLSYNGEVYNFRELRTELEGGGHKFRGSGDTEVLLAAIGAWGLETALQRAWGMFAFALWDRARRVLWLARDRAGKKPLYYGSAGGRLLFGSELKALAAHPDFAAGIDRDALGLYLRYGWVPGPHSIYRGVRKLPAGSFVALAPGQAADAVSPRPYWSAREVAERGAREPFAGSLEEAVEALDALLGDAVGRRMISDVSLGALLSGGIDSSTVVALMQARSARPVRTFSIGFREAGFDEAGHARAVAAHLGTQHTELYLEPADALALIPRLPELYDEPFADASQIPTFAVAKLARESVTVALSGDGGDELFAGYNVYTESLRRWRELEETPLAARRVRARALRAAGRLGWRLQARSAQPRREDERRPLFARLEKRARLLDAADAVDVFARKKAQDGRGLALGARPLRSLFEARAARADLGEPVRQMLYLDFVAYLGDDILVKVDRASMGTSLEVRCPLLDHRVVELAWSLPLEMQLGDGGKRVLRRLLARYVPPALIDRPKAGFSVPVEHWLRGPLREWGESLLDEGRLRREGFLDPAGVRRIWRQHQLGWLSRDQLLWNVLMFQAWLDAQRGPAGGRTSSQGGAWPTSPCS
- a CDS encoding glycosyltransferase, with amino-acid sequence MAHIALFMNNLPTGGAERVMLSLARAFAARGHRVDFVLVVRHGELVAQIPSTAKVVELGAVHRNRVLPGLLRLESGTRRLVTRALYQAKPPKVVRGLPPLARYLRRARPDALLSTLPVNNLVALWAASLAGVPTRVVVREATHESSDLPGEEGPFLRLFPQLAHRWYPRAAAVVTVSNGVADDLASFVGIERERLTTIYNPVDLARIAAESQLAPDEPWLAPGGPPTLVAAGRLVPQKDFVTLLHALARVRRERPVRLVVLGRGPLRERLAELAGQLGIAEALRMPGVVANPFAYLARAAAFVLSSAWEGLPNVLLEALACGCPVVATDCPSGPREILADGRYGPLVPVGDPAALAAAILATLDAPPDPARLRARAADFAIERSAGRYLEVLLGGPSPDAVPAWGAAAAPAEAPASAGRTA
- a CDS encoding ELM1/GtrOC1 family putative glycosyltransferase, which translates into the protein MSAGPRTWLLLGEKPGDNAQARVLADALGWPYETRTLRMQPEWVLGKPRVRPSLAHLDLARSDRLEPPWPALLITVGRRLSSAALWVERQSRGATKLVLIGKPRRRLGRFALVVAGAQYRIGARRNVVRIGLPLLRIDPDTVAAAASAWRGRLAPAPRPLLALLVGGPTKALRLDAAVARAIAVRAAADSARAGGSLHVCTSRRTPPAVVEALAEALPGGTPLYRWRPDDPDNPYLALLGLADRFAVTADSVTMMVEVARLGRPLAIARLPARRSRLRALTRSRDLDAVARLLLARGLALELGQAWHPPARALDDDVSVVAARVRELFPPPAGAVPEATPPAK